The genomic stretch TCACTGACCCCGCCACCGATGAGGTGGCACAAGCAAATGGACCCCGGAGAGGCGAGAACAGACCTCAACCGAGTGCAGCAGGTCGCCGACGGGCCGGAGAGGCTAGTGCTGAGAGAGAGAAACGGTAAGCAATCGAAAAGGGTGATTAGGGTGTACGAGCAGGTCGTCGGCACGCCCGTcgctggtggtgctggcggacTGGTGGCAGCGGGTTGCAGGAACGCCATCAAAGCCACGGCAATGGCGACGAAGGAGGCGGCTGAAGACGCCATTGCTGCTACCGGATTGATGCTGGCGATGGGCTGAGCTCTGTGAAGTGAAGTTTGATTGTCTCAACTTGTGAAGTGAACTCCTTTATATATACACCCATCGACCTTTTTACTGGGACTGAGCTTGGTCCttgccttcttttcttttctgagtACAGTTGAGTTGAGCCACGTATCACGCTCTTTCCCTCCAGGTTTCAGTCAGAACCGCGATTCAGTTCCAAACGCTGCTCATAGCTGCGTTCTTTTTCTCCACAAGAAGTCAAACCGCCATTCAGGCGGAGGCCAGACTGAATCGCTCCGACACAAGGGTGTGGGTGTTGGCTCACCAAACTCTCACGACCAATGCGGAGGAGGTTTACCTGCTGGCACTGGCAGCAAGAGCAGACGTACGTCCTCACTGGGTAGCTTGGGCTATTTCGGAGGAGCAGACGGAGGGTGGAGTGCAAGACGAAGCATTGGGCTGGCCCAACTTccaaaaccaaccgggactggTGAGAACTCTTGGCTCATACGGCCGCATGGAAGCGGGTTCGTTCGTAACTTTGGTGGGCCCTTGCTGCTGGGCCGGATCCGGTAGAGAGCAGGGCGTTGGTTTTGTGGCGCCGAAGAAGACGCAAGATTGTTGGATGGGTTTCGTATGGACTTCTAGAAAAACGCACGATTGCATTCTCTGATTCTCACGCAAGTACTACGTCACTACATGCGTTCCAAGTCTGGGAGATATACCCTTCTAAACTtcagcacctgtcacatcggatatttgatactaattaggagtattaaacataatttaattataaaactaattgtacagatggagtctaattcgcctgagaaatctattaagcctaattagtccatgatttaataaTGTGGTGCtccagtaaccatttgctaatgatagattaattagccttaacagattcgtctcgcgaattagactccatctgtgcaattaattttgtaattagctcatgtttagttctcctaattagcatccaacatccgatgtgactctaCAAAAGTTTAGCACATCGTACCCAAACACCCTAGATCATATTTCCAAATATGAGCATCGTCTTAAGTCTACTTCTTTCGAAAGCATGGTGATACTGATTTTCTTTTGAACCAGCTGGTGAAAGTGTTTTTTTGGAACCGGTGCTGATTGGCAGTTCCCTCTGTACATTAGTCAGACACAAGCGGGCCCGGTCTCCATGTCGCCGTTAGCCTGGGGTGGGagtgagggggtgtttggatacgaggtgctaaactaatttacgagacgaatctattaaacctagttaatccatcattagcaatggttactgtagcaccacattatcaaatcatggactaattaggcttaatagattcgtctcacgaattacacttcatctatgcaattagttttgtaattagtctatgtttaatacttctaattagtatccaaacatctgatgtgacgggtgttaaattttaacgtgctagagccaaacaggccctgagtTTGGTGCTACCTTCGAATCTTTTCAGACGCTTCTTATGCTTCTGATTACAGTCAAtcttaggtcttgtttagttcctaatttgggagtgccaaagttgggagtttgccataaatgcgcaactgtagtatttcgtttgtatttgtgaattattgtccaaacattgactaattaggctcaaaagattcatctcgcaaagtacaacaaaactgtgcaattagtttttgatttcatctacatctagtactccatgcatgtaccgcaagtttgatgtgatggagaatcttctttttgcatagtgtcaaagttggaatttaggggaaactaaacatgaccaTACGCACTTTTCCTCGAGTTTCAGAATTGTGATTCGGTTGGAGCCACTATTAAGACTTGCTTTCTTTCTCCGGTAGGCTATATTGGTGTTGAAAAGGATTAGTATAAAAGTATTCGATAGTTGAGACTAAATATATACAACTAAAGACTAGCTTCACTTGCAGTATGGATAGTAAACATGATTAGGACAGGTAGTTGTTGGCGACAATTAGCGTATcaatttgtgaaccacaagcgcaTGAATCATCGTAAATTTATCCTTAGAGTTTCctccaagatttatcaattcGTGGAAATAAGATCACAAGCTCTAAACTAACTGAGCATCGAAAAATATAATTAAGAGGCATGAACAGATTTAAGTAGATATAAACGAAAGGTAACTCATCAGAGTAAATTTTAGACTATGCATATATTGTAGATCTAGCAAGGTAGCATGTAAAATTTGCCTCAATCGAAGCAAAATATCCCGGGTATCCGTACGAAAGTTGTATATCTTTTTAAACTGTCAGTTTGGACACCAAATTTGCCTCAATCGAAGCTCCAACATGGCAGATATGCCTGTGCAAGATTGCTGCTGCTTGCGGAATCTGAAATTGTCCAAAGTCTAGGCCATTTAATGCTCAATCCTTCTGGGTTTCACGTTGGTTTTGGACCTTAAATAATGCAGATGCTCgctgttggaacttggaagcacATCGGCTCCATCCACTCGTCTGATCGCAACTCATCGAACTTTCTTTCATGCAGGCTTCAATGGAAAACGGCGAGGAGGCAAGCTGTGCCTGGCCAGGTCGTCGTCCCCGCCCCCTCGGATGCGGCGGCCAACGCGAGGCAGCAGCGCAGTACAGCGCCGTAGAGGGGAGTGCGGCGCGGCCTCCCCGGCGGCCATACATCTCCACCTTTCCATCCCGGTGCCGGGCTCTGCCGGCGGTGTGGGCGCGGCCTCCCCCGTCGGCTCTTACCCTGCACCGCCTTCGTGCTGAAGCAGGTTATCCGTTGGATGATTCGGCGGCGGAAGCCTCCGGGCTCGGCGTCTACGCCGCCGGCgatcggagaaggggcgccggaGGGTGGACTGCTGTTTACACATTTTTCAAACCAGCCCCTCATTTGGTTCGCAATTATTCTCCACGATCCAAATAGTTACATAAACatccctaatttggatcgcgattattctccgcgatccaaatatttgtaTACTAATCCCTTCTTTCGGTTGCTCTCCCATGACCCTGGCCGCccttcccgtccgccgccgcccgccggtgacatggatttggcggagagcagCGATCGATGGTGCAATCGGATCGCCGTCCGGTATCACGGCGTGTAGCTCCTGCAGGAAGCGGAGGAAAAATGCTGCGCCTTTTGCATTCAAATTTGGCTCTTGTTTGTTTGGAAGCTTGCGTCAATTTCTGACTTTGTGGACATCATGTGTTGTATCAGAGTAAGACGTTgttgagctgcagctgctgtccGACGATACCCATTTCATGAACAAATCCAGGACAGCTTCCACTGAATGAAACAGGATTATGGATTACTATTTCGAACACGGATGGAATCGGGAAAGGTTTTGACTCGGTTGTCTGCAACTCCGACATGTTCAACTCCGATAAGGTGATGAATCATCTCAAAAGTTGTTCGAAAAATAGATAGAGCATATAAGGTCCTGCTATATATGTTAACAACTGATTAATCGTAAACATAATGACATTAACATTTTCTCATATAGAAGATAACTGAGAAGATTTCAACTACCCCTCCGCATGAACAGAAACGTTTTTCATTCATGCATAATGCATCCTCATAATAATAGATAAAGTAAAAGAAACAGACCTCGAGGGTGGGCGAAATTTTTAATAAAGGATGGTGTGTTAAATAGATTGTATGACAATGGAAATGAAATATTTAGATAAAGTGAGATATCTAGTAATTAGGCGTAAAGGATGGCGTGTTACATAGATGAGTGTTTGACAAGTAGTAAAAGTGAGATATCCCTTTTCGTGTAACTTCAGCCGCGCCTTGCTACGGAGTCCTTGAGCGCTGCACGAGGAAGagtcgccgccggtggcgccggTGGTACGGTACTTGCAACGGAGTCCCTGAGCGCTGCACGAGGAAGGGTCGCCGGTGGTGCGTTAGAACCTATGGTTCAATCGGAGCCTGTGGCCCCGGTGGTACGATAATGATGGGAGGCACAGGCCCCtctgaaaagaaagaaaaaaaatactaggaACATTAGCAGCAAATTAAAGCCTAGTACATGGATTGATACTCAGATGCGACACTGAAAATAAAGATTACCGGAACACACGTAGGGCAGCTCCGGGGGTACGATGGCCAAGCACACAATGGGTAGCAAAGCCAGTCTAACCGCATCGATGTTGACGTTCGCGAACTGGTTGAACCAGCCATCGATGAGGTGGCAGAGACAGATCGAATCCGGAGAGGCGAGAGTCGCCCTCAAGGTCGCGCAGCAGCTGGCCGGCGGGCCGGCGAGGGGCGTCCCGGTGGAGAGGAAAGGGGTGCAGCTGAAGAGATTGTACAAGGTCGACGCGCAGCTCACCGGCGGGCCCGTCGCCGGTGCTGctggcggcgatggtggcgggctGGTGGCAGCGGGTTGCAGAACTCCCAGCAGagccacggcgacggcgagcaagGAGACCGCTGAAGGCGCCAttgctgctgatgctgatgctggCTCTTGTGGAACAGTGAAAGTGTGATTGTCCAAActgctgatgctgatgctgaGCAAGGAGACTGAGCTTTGGTGCTTTGCCTTGCCTTCGTTTCTTTTTGGTCTCTTCCAGTGATTCAGTCAGTCAAGTCTCACGCTCTTTTCCTCCAGCCGATGTTCAGAGCTGCGTTCTTTTTCTCCATTTCAGAACAACTCGGTGGCGCCCAGATTGAATATTTGAGTTGCTCCTGGTGAGTGGCATAGCGCGGCGGTTGGCGCACGAAAATCCGACGAGCAATGCGGATGTTTTGCCTGCTGGCAGCAAGAGCACCGGCcgaagccaccgccaccatctTCACCGCCTGTGTCTGCAGCTACTTGCCGTCTGATCTGCCAGCAGAAAGGATGCCGACTAATCGCACCGGCAGAAGCCGATGGCAATTTTcattatttgttttcttttgtaaACGAGGTGCAACGGGAATTAACGGACACGAACGGGTTAGCTTTTCGTGGACGAAATGGACTGATTAGGCTGGCTAACTTCCCAGACCAACCAACATTCGACAACTAAAAAAACTGGCAGTGCGTTTCctatctttcttttcttgaaaTTGAGACGCCCCTTTCACGATGGGGTAACAGATTATCTAGAATCAGTTGCACGAACTGCGGATCAAACAGGTGTTACCCGGCAGGTCAAAGATTAATACAATTCAAAACCGCACAAAACGATGGTAAAAACTGAGAACGAGCCATGCCAAAGATTGGGGTTTCGGTATTATTTCAGACACAAACCGACCGTGTACCATTCCTTTACCAGAGTCAAATGATTACCTGAAGGCTAGAGTACATGGACATAcacgaagaaaaagaaattgtaaAGCAAGTTATCACGATCATCAATCGGCATATGAAACCTGTTTCTCAGCAATGAAAACCTCAGACGCGAGGGGATTTTTCATCAGAGCTGAACATTGAGTTCCATTGGCACAGCCTGTTTTATTGACAGCTCATTGCAAAGCAACTTCTGAATCTTGACTAGGTCAAATGGTATTTTCTGGATCAATTTGCTGTGTCATGTTTCACAAGTGTAGCACAATCCCATATCAATACAAACTGAAGGAATTTAGTATCAAGCTGAAAGAACCTTCCAAATTGACAAGAAAACCCACGAGGGGCATCGATCTGCCACCCAAAAAAATGGTAGTTCTGCTGATGGCCCTGGAAATGTTACAAGAAATCAAAATAAGTTTCCCCTAAAACATCATTAAAAACCCTATACCATTCCACAATTTGGCAAGCTGCGACAATTTACCTGTTACCGCTTGACCCATTGGAAGCTCTTTCTTGCTTTTGCCTTTCCAGGTTTTTTCCTTTCGACCACACGTGAATCTCTTGTCAAATATCCAGCTGTTTTTTGGCACATAGAGTCATAGATATGAGGAGCTTATGGAAGGAACATATGGAAATGTAAAATGACATCAACGCAAAATATTCACTTCAAATGTACTTCTGATGTGGATGGTTGCCAAAAAACATGAGCGGGGGAACTTCATAGTGCCAGCAATCATTACAAGGTTATTGGGAGGGGAGTATAAAAATGGGTTGTGGTGAAAGCCGATTTTACCTGCTTTGAGGTATGGACGCAGTCCTGGTTCCCAATTCTGCAAGGCCCTGCTGATTCCCAAGCGGATAGCACCAACTTGTCCTGTTTTTTATGAACAGAAGTTCAGTTAGGGAGAGGTTTCACATAAATGATCAGAAAGTCACATAGAAAAAGAGTAAATTTATGGAAAAAACTATGAAAGGGCTGTATTCGTAAAATCCAGTATATGCAAGAACCCTGCACAAATTAAGCATGAAAATAAAAACAGTACATGTGCCCAGGCaatggtaaaaaaaatactGCACCTACGTAGAATAGAAAATTTAAAAATGTATTAATCCTGCAGCAGAGTTGATGTTTCAAATTCAAAGAGTTAAGCATATATCTTATTATAGCAAAGGAATGAAAAACAGCAAAGTTAAAGAGCATTTTTCTGTCGACAATGAAAAGCATACATATATTTGCTGTGATTTTTAGGAATGCATGCCATGGCATGTAGTTGCATCATATGTTATACAAGCTCGACATCCATACAAAATTTACAATTCGTAAAGGACTTCCTGACCTATTAAACTTAGTATGAAACTCAAGGATTAATACACACATACGTTACTTCATGCTAAACGCTGCAAATTGCAAAATATCCAGCATACCTACCTCTGAATGGTTCTAATACACCAGCCACGATTATCATGTCAATTCTGGACACCTAGCTTTGCATAAATGTACTTGAAGTAAAGATGTACAAACTATCAACACTAACCTGAGACACCGCCACCTTTCACAGTACAGGTCACATCCCAAAGCCCCAAAGTCTTGGTAACGGTAAATGGACGAAGAAGGTCGGCTCGATGATCCAGGATTGGGAAGTAAGCATCAAACTCCTTTTCATTGACAATGAATTTGCCATCACCAGGCTCAATCCAAACACGGGCAATGCTGCATTTCCTTTTCCCTGTTCCATAAGCCCTTCCTTTCTCATCAACCTGTCTTACTCGTGCCTTGGCAATTTCTTCTTGCTTTTGGCGCTCGACTTCAGCTCTGCTTGATGTTGCACTCAGTTTCTCGATAGCTTCATCTTCTATTTCAGTTAGGGGAGGCATTCCCGGAACATCCCTGACATCCTTCAAGAGGATCAAACTATCAATCATTCCCTCAGTGATCCCAGAGGAAGCAATGGCATCACCAAATGCACGATTTGGACCTGCAATCATAAAATATTGTTTTCACTAACTTTTACTTGTGCATGCAGTACAGATTAGAAGTACCCATTACTAGATAAATCCACAAAAAAAAAGGGGCGTACCCAATGcgaaagctcccacacaaggtgggGTCTAGGGAAGGGAATTCCTAGACAGAAGTACCCATTACTAGATAAAtccacagaaaaagaaaaagtaaaacGAACATGAAAGGCTAACTAACTGTGGTCATAGATAATTCCAATCAGTCAAGAAGTACACCACAGGCACCATGAGCACCAAAAGTGGTAAATAAACTATAGGACCATTTTGATGCTACCTTATCATACTAGGCTGTTTACAACATGGACGGACACACCTATACAAGTCTAAAAGGGAAACTCTGCCAGTCAGCAGATACCAACATTTAAATTCAGCATTCACATCTTCACCATGAGTTACATTAAGCTACATTGAAATGAATAGCATCCAAAATAGACAACCGAGGAAATGTATAATAGATCATAATCCCACAAGCAACAATGCAACCCCAGCCACATTACCCTTACACTAGTACCAAGATGTAAGAAACATTTGCAGTTATCGTTCCAAATGCAGGAAATTGTTATGTTTCTGATTATGATTCTATACCTTCAAAGTGTGGCACTTCATCAGTTATCCAAAAATAATCCAAAAGAATATGCATGAACTTAACCAGATCATGCTCTCACTGGTTATTGCACTACCAAGAAATCAAAGCACTAATACACACGAGCAGGTGTAGATGATCACCTTTGAGTATCTCCATcagctccttctccctctccatgTTCTTCTGTCGCTTCAGCTCAGCCTCAGGGTCTTCACCCGCATCGAGCTCATCGAGCCCACCACCCTCACCTTGAATCCCATCGATCCCCTCCCCAAGCACAGCATCGGCAAAGGGATCCTTCTCATCCCCACTCAGTGTCCACTGCTCCTCGTCGCCTGCCGGAGCCGCCTCTCCGCTCGCCggggccgccgacgccgcctcctTGTAGATCCCCTCGAACACGTCCCCACTATCGCCGTCCTCCACGCCGAAGCCCTTCGCCCAgggctcgtcggcgacggccgCGGGACCTACCGGCAGCGCCTCTccagcgtcggcggcggcttcctcATGGGGGAACGGGTCCGGATCGCCTGAGACCCCCGCGAAGCTCCACGGCTtgttgccgtcgtcgtcgcggccGGAGGTGGAGAGGAGCCGTGGGGAGAGGACgcgcgcggggaggaggaggtccgGGAGGCGGCGAAATGGTAGGGGAGAGGACGAGGCGCTGGTGGCCGGAGCTACGGTTTGGAGGCCGTGGCGGAAGTGgcgggaggagtggaggaggcggcggagcagcaTGATGGTGGTGCGCGGAGgtgggcggcgggggagctAGGGTTTTAGCGGCTTGATTCGTTTTGTTTCCGTTTTTCCGCTTTTGTCCATGAGAATGCTGTTCAGTTGATTTTCCGTGTTGCATGCAAGAAGGCGTAATATTATGCTTTTAGTCATATTACGTCTTCTGCTCTTGAAGGTGATACAAGAGGACCATGTTTCTTTTCGGAGGATCAGGAATTCCATTAACTTCAGAACCCAGCGTTATCATATCACTGTCCACTAAGTTCTCCGTACGCGCTTTACCTTGCATCACACGTATACCAGCTCAAGAAACCCTCTTTCCTGATCCCAGCTCTGCTAGGATGCCTCTCTTATCTTCCATGTTCAGTTCTTACCAAACTTCTCTGCATCTTTGTTGAGCCTGTTGCACATCGGGAATCTGTGGCATCCCTTATGTTGCAGGTTCGTTCTCCAAAGAAAATCTTttatctttcctttttttagttCGCTTTCACGATTCTTGCACATAAGGAGGAATGTCAATCTATCCCAGCTAATCCTGCGCACTGATCACGCAGTTCTTTGATCAGGTCGAAGCAGCCCGTTACGAAGGTAGGAGTCGCTTGATACTAGTGGAGCACGTTATTTAATATAAAAGCTCGCTGTCTAGTGGCATACATCAGGCCTACGGTATATATATCTAATGAAAATATTAAACATCTGATCATGCAGTTCATCTCTTCTATTATTTCATCAACAAATAGTTGACATCATGGGGAGTGGAGTACACAACATGCACGGCGCACATTGACACATGACACTAACAAATCAAAGCAACACTAAAAATTGATGATAATTCATCAGCTTAAGGCTGATGAACGATGAACCGGACAGACTGACGCGTGCATCCATGTACGAGACAAACTACTCTATCCTCCTAATCTTGTCGCTGcttccggtggcggcggcggcggccatcacTGCTGTTCCGAAGACCTCTTGGGGCTCGCGGTGGCCTTGGCCTTAGCCGCCTTCGCCTGCAGCTCGCGGGCCACCAGGGCCCTCAGCCGCAGGAGATGCTGCTCGTGCGCGGCCAGCTCCGGCGCCCCCATCGCCGACACGTCCCTGGCCACCGCCCGCCCGATCAGGTCCTTCAGCTGCGCCTCCCGCCCGGCGCCGAGGAACTCGTTCCTGACCGCGGTGCCGTCGTCGGGGCGGAACACGATGGCGTGCACGTCGACGCCGAACTCGCGCGCCACGTCGCGCGCCTGGGACAGCAGCTCCGCGTGCTTCGCCTCGAACAGCGcctgctgcggcggctgcgTCGCGTTGGCCGCAGCGGCGCTCGGCGCCGGGGcggggtcgccggcggcgtcgggttTCTTTGCGCCGGTTTCCATGGCTCTGGTGGCGATTGGATTGTATGGTGCGCTCTGGCTTGTCTACGTGATAAGATCACCTGGGCCTGTGCGCCCATATATGTAGCTAGGACTAGGAGCTTCTCCGACTAGAGGGTCGGAGTCGGATTTAATTTGGTTTCCGACAGTGATTGGCAGTTAATATTCCTTATTAGGAAAAGAGTCGCGTGGAAATATGCTGACGTGTTGTAATATTCCTGTGATTAACTGATCATGCTCGTATTTGAAATTGATTTGTTTTCGTTGATAGGCGCGCGCATCCATATCTGTCTGAATCGGGCAAGGAAGAGCTCTGCCTGGTGATGGACGGCCAGAAGCTGTCCCTCGAGCGGTGCACAACAAGCGTCTTCCGTTCCGTGCCATCGTGCAGGTTCTCTTCTTTGAGCAGCTCCAGCTGCGGAGCTCCATTGCGGATATCTCCGAGCCCTTCGATGGCGGCGTCTCGGGGCAGCCCACCGGCCTGCCAGTCTCCGGCGAGCACCACCGCGGCGCTTTCGGCTGGCAAGAGCAGGTTCACGTTCGCGCTCGCCGCAAGTCTGCAGCACCAAGCACTAAGGACAAGGAGGCTGCTCCCGAGACGtcaacgacggcggcggcgagcgaggaGCCGAGGACAAGCTGGCCGTGGTCATGGGTGCCGCTGGCAGTGACCGGCTAGATCGCAGAAGCTCAGAAAGTACGAGATGAACCTGTCTGCCTGTTTGATATATTCGACATACGCTACAGAGCCAAAATGAACTCGACGACTGATCATATGTTTTTTGACATTTGCTCTCAGTGAAAATGCAGAGCCAGCATCTTTTGGACTATCTTGACAGTCATTGCATTTCGAAATCCAGTGTCTGCAGCATTTTTCACATCCATATGCCCCATTGGACGAACGTTCCATTCTGTCAGATATTCAAATTTAGAAAATTTTACTAGCAGCATCCTACGAAACTCCTGTGAACTTTAGCAAACTCTTAGCTGCAAGAGCTCCCAAAAACGTAGaaggagctatttttttttgttggaatAAACTTTCCATTAAGAGCTGCACCTTGCGAGGCAAGAGCATGCCCAGCTCTGTTACAAGTCCGGGGATAGTGCACGACGCTGGCAttgatgtcttttttttttaagaaaaaagagagaaacacGGCCTCTCTAAACAACACAACTCTCAGCTTTTCAATGCCATCTTCAGTTTAATTGCATCTATTCTAACTTATAATCACAATCCTCCCCACGCCTGAATTTGTAGAAAGCTTTAATGACGGAATGCACGCCATAGAGCTTCAGCTTGCAGAGCATGTTTGTCACTGAGCACTTGAGCAGCCTGCACTTCAGCAACCTCTCACACCACATCGGCTTGCCTCGAAAAGAAGACCGGCCCAGCTGCAGGCTCACAGCATAGTATGCACAACCGTCGCAGCCCAATATCAGGCAAGCCCATCTGCCATCTCGCCTGCCACGAAAGGAAACCCTAGCGCCCCCGCGAATCCTACCTATAAAAGGCACGGCCGCCAACTTCATCCCCCAGGTTaaagcgacgccgccgccacaagCCGTCCGCCTTGCCCCCTCGAAGgcttggtcctcctcctccgtgtaTCTCCACCCCACAGATCTGCCGACGCCTCTAGCTAGGGTTAGGTTTCCTCTGCAGCGATGGCGATCAAGCGGACCaaggcggagaagaagcagGCGTACGACCGCAAGCTGTGCAGCCTGCTGGATGAGTACACCAAGGTGCTCATCGCCCTCGCCGACAACGTCGGCTCCAAGCAGCTCCAGGACATCCGCCGCGGGCTGAGGGGCGACTCAGTGGTGCTCATGGGGAAGAACACGCTCATCAGGCGCTGCATCAAGGCTTACGCTGACAAGACGGGGAACCACACCTTCGACCCGCTCATG from Setaria italica strain Yugu1 chromosome II, Setaria_italica_v2.0, whole genome shotgun sequence encodes the following:
- the LOC101764131 gene encoding uncharacterized protein LOC101764131 yields the protein MLLRRLLHSSRHFRHGLQTVAPATSASSSPLPFRRLPDLLLPARVLSPRLLSTSGRDDDGNKPWSFAGVSGDPDPFPHEEAAADAGEALPVGPAAVADEPWAKGFGVEDGDSGDVFEGIYKEAASAAPASGEAAPAGDEEQWTLSGDEKDPFADAVLGEGIDGIQGEGGGLDELDAGEDPEAELKRQKNMEREKELMEILKGPNRAFGDAIASSGITEGMIDSLILLKDVRDVPGMPPLTEIEDEAIEKLSATSSRAEVERQKQEEIAKARVRQVDEKGRAYGTGKRKCSIARVWIEPGDGKFIVNEKEFDAYFPILDHRADLLRPFTVTKTLGLWDVTCTVKGGGVSGQVGAIRLGISRALQNWEPGLRPYLKAAGYLTRDSRVVERKKPGKAKARKSFQWVKR